The window TCCAGCCATAAACTTTACACTGTTCAGATGACATCATCAGAGGAATTAGTGATCCTTGGTGCTGATAGGCTGACTGGGAAAAGGGTTGGGATTTCATTAATAAAAGCATGTAACGTATGCAATGTCaaagtaaaacagtgaaaagtctGAGAGCAAGGCAGCAGTAGAATCCTGACCAGAAGAAAATAAGGTAAGTGACCATTCTTTACCTTAAGTAAGATATGTGATAGAATGTACAAGATATCAGTTGcagtaaaaaaatatgcattcttttaataaatatatcaaCAGTACTtcatttttattggatttttccCAGTTCATTATTAATGTAGTcttaaaactattttattacTATCATTTCACCAGATTGTAGCACAGACATAAATAGGTTAAAGCAAGTTATGATGTTCCACATGTATGCTCTCATTAATTAAGACCAAAAGCAATAACTCAACAGTTGCATTACAGCTCATAATGCACTTCTGTTTCATGgcactttattttattgacCAAGGTGAAGCTTTGTGAAACTTATCTTGCAATTCTCAAAAGTGAAAACCTGAATAATCTGAATTTTCCATAGAACACATGCAGATTTTTGTTATCTTGCAACTTTCCAAAAATACtttgttcagaaaaaaagttttggttGTTGTAGGAAAACACTAGTGTAGTTATGGTAACAATCAGTCACCTGGGTGATTCACTGAGCACCACGCCTCatctgaaacacagagagggagacacagcATGTGCTTGATCATCCCCCGTATCCTCCCCCACAGCTATTGATGATGATATAAGCACTGAAGTAAGCCCTTTACTCTGCCTGTGTTCTTTTTCACCAAGTGGTTTAATGCAGGATTGAGACACATGTGGGCTACATGTTCTCACTTCTGCAGTCTGGGACAcgtactgattattttctttattgattacaacaacttttgagtttttttattgtttcagtctGGTCAATATCAGTACACTGGAATCAAGGTTACACAAGAGGTCTTACCATATAAGACAACACTGTACAGTTGCAATGAAAAAAACCTTCTGAAGAACATTTCTTATTAAAGTCTGACCGCTGCTGCAGTGCAAATGTTGGCAAGTTGTTGCTTTAATCACCAAAAAtcaatgaaacaatgaaaaacttGAGGTGGGTGTTTATGTATATCTCATATCAGTGGCCAAAATGCACTTCATTTTCTTAGAACATAAGTATCTGGGGAAAGAAAGCTTACGATGGGTCTGTTTTGCAAAAAGGACAAACATGAGGCTGTTATTCCAGTGAAGACAGTGTAACTGATCTCCCACCATTATATTCCTGTCTTTGGTGGTCCCAGAAGACCGTGAGCTCTCCTACCATGATGCCTGCAGCTAAAGGCATGTACCATATGATTCCCAATCACGTTCTGAGAGTGGGTCAAACTGTCCGCCTGGACTCGGCGCAGGAGACAGTTAATCAACATCCCAGTCTCACAAAGCCCGGCAGTAACCATGGTGACCCTGACCTCGACATTTCCCTGGATAATCTCAACCAGCTCATCCTGGAACTGGATCCGACATTTGAACCTATCCAGGTCAACAAAAGTCCCTCGTGCATTAGCCCTCCTACAGGTACAGTGTGACTGTAAAGCCACTTTGCTTTTAAGTTTTTTCaaacttccattgctatttTCTAACTTACTTCTTACTTAAACAACAAGGTCAACAAAAGTCTACAGACGTGACACAGCACAGTAAAACCACAGTAACTCCTATAAAACTTATAGTAAACATGGCCTGGGGCTCTGGAAATTTACCCAGCCTATTTAGgactgtttcattttattttttttaatcatgaggTAATTGCACCCCTTCAGCTGTTCCGGGATTACTGCCCAGACTAGTACCACACCCTGCACATGTTGGgctacagagacagagaaactcACCACCAAATCACGTATGAGGGTGGTACAGCAGTGTCTTCACTCAGACCCGCTCTGCTCATAAAGTGTGCACGAGACTCAACAAAGCATATAAAATGGATTTCCTGTTGCTCATGTTTTCTTGAAAGATGTTTGGTTGTATGTTTGTGAAACTGAGTGCCATGTGTAAAATCCAGCAACAGTCATGAGAAATCAGACAATCCGTAGCTTAAATTCATCAAAGAGGTTAAAACAGTAGGAGGAAGTTCATGTGCTGTGTTAATTACTCTCTTCCTATTGTTGCCAAATATAGCATTTCCCCTATTAACATTACACACCACAGTACCTACCTAGGGCAAGGCAGATGTTGATATTTCCGTATGAACATTAGTCTCTATAATGTAACTTTGGTTGCAGATGCCACACATCTGACTCAGACATTGACCACGGGCTACAATATATTCCTGAGGGCATAAACTCACTCAGTGCCCGTCAACGCAGTGAGGCAGAAAGATCTTCAAGTGCACAAGAACAAGTTGGGACTCCTCTAGCTGATTTGGTATCATCAGAATGGCAGAAATGCACAATTCTCAAAGCATGTAGTTTGGAAGGCATGGTCTGTGTTTTGCAAGCTGGTACCTGCATGAAAACTATGAATGTCTTCGTCAGGTGAGTATATTAGCAACTGTGTTTAGGCCAAGCCCATTTTGCTAACAGAAAACCAAAGAATGAAGTCCAAGAAATCATGGATCACGCAGGGTTTTTCCACTGACTGTATCAATGTCACATCCTACACGGCATTTCTTGCAAtatagtttttcagttttattgctTTCCTCTTCATCCGCAGCTGACTCGTGCTCAGATGAAGATGTCTCCCACTGCATGTTGGTCCCTAGGGGATGTTCTTCCAGCTCATCGCCCACCATGGTCCCATCTACGTCACCCTGTATACCCATCCCTGCACACAGCAGTCTCAATGACAGGACCCATTGCACGCAGGTATTCTCCAGCTCCCCTACGTGCTCCCTGCCTCCGCTGCCATGTGGAAGTGCACCCCGACGAAATCCCTCACCAAAGCATGACACAGCCTTTTCCCAAGGATCCCTGCGCTTGTCGCACTCCAACAGAAACAGTGCCACCTCACTCCTCTCCATGTCAACATGCTCAGACACCAGCTACATCCTCGGCAGGTAAAACTCACAATTAATGCAAGGCCTGCCATTAACCAAGTTTAAAATATGCATCTTGTACATGCAGCGATTTGTAAATATGCTGTAAAACCTTATCCATCCTAAAAGGCTGACCAGTTAATTAGGTGACTTACTGGACTGAAATTTGCTTGTGATTTCATAGTGGAACAAAACTTTTATGGCTGTAATAACAGTCACAAACTGGAAAATTTAACCACATTCGCCAAAACAATGTGGCGTCATCTTTTCCATCTGTCTCAGTTCATTCTAATGTTACAAATTTAAGGACAGGACAAacctttctcttcttctgcttGGTTAAAGTTCATGTTTGCTGATACAAACTAAAAAACATTGTAGAATAGGATGTGGATCTATTAAAATCACATCTGtaaacatttcttcttctttcctacaTAGCAACCTGTCCTTGACCAGTGAAGACACTTACTCTCCAGAGTCCATCCTTACTAGCATGTCCGGCTCCTTCAGCGATGTGTCCAGAATGAGGCCATTTGATGACAGGCGGAGCCCAGACAAGGCCTCGCAGACAAAGCGAGGACATCTGCAGGAGCTTCACAGCAGAGGAGCACAGAGCAGTCCTGCTTCACTCTCTGGGTCTTTGACTGATATTCCTGTACTGCTAGTCAACGGTGCACCAGAACCGGATCTGTACACCCATTCTCCTGGCCCCGAAATTGGCTTGCCACAGATCATCCCCGGGTCAAACTCGAAGCCATCTACTCCTCACAGTAAGTGGCAGGTGTCACAGTAGTCTAATTTGCTGGCAGCTACCACATTTTACACACTATCTGACTCCACTGTCATCTCTGTGTGGTTGTTAAGGTTTCCATGCCCATTTTAATGGCAGTCAGCCCTCAATGAAATTCGTCATGGACACTTCAAAGTTTTGGTTCCGTCCACATATCAACAGAGCAGAAGGTGAGAGTCTGAAAACAACACTCCAAAGGTCACTAATTGAAGAAATAATAGCTTTATTCAAGCTGTGAAGTTATTTCATCTtcatttctgagtttttttcc is drawn from Xiphias gladius isolate SHS-SW01 ecotype Sanya breed wild chromosome 15, ASM1685928v1, whole genome shotgun sequence and contains these coding sequences:
- the LOC120799729 gene encoding tensin-4-like → MMPAAKGMYHMIPNHVLRVGQTVRLDSAQETVNQHPSLTKPGSNHGDPDLDISLDNLNQLILELDPTFEPIQVNKSPSCISPPTADSCSDEDVSHCMLVPRGCSSSSSPTMVPSTSPCIPIPAHSSLNDRTHCTQVFSSSPTCSLPPLPCGSAPRRNPSPKHDTAFSQGSLRLSHSNRNSATSLLSMSTCSDTSYILGSNLSLTSEDTYSPESILTSMSGSFSDVSRMRPFDDRRSPDKASQTKRGHLQELHSRGAQSSPASLSGSLTDIPVLLVNGAPEPDLYTHSPGPEIGLPQIIPGSNSKPSTPHSFHAHFNGSQPSMKFVMDTSKFWFRPHINRAEAEALVKDKEAGTFVVRDSTSYRGSFGLAMKVDQTPSNFTATAYPGESNSDLVRHFLIESSAKGVRIKGSSQEPYFGSLSALVYQHTISAYALPCKLLLHSQDPGTSEERASDKPASEDKAQAACNFIYLNAVPTEMLTGPCAVQKAVSSTLEKVSGSFTPTVVNLKASLKGVTLTDINRKLFFRRHYPTHLLSYSGKDPDNRLWVKGSTFGARMFGFVAKGVEAGMENVCHVFAEYDPMQPCNKAIEVIETAIAKL